In the genome of Calditrichota bacterium, the window AACCCACACTGCATACGGTATTGCCTTTATAATCCACACTTACCAGGCTGTTGTCAGAACCGGGAAACTCATGTGTTGTAATATGGCTACCGTTATAGTAATAAATGTAAGCGCCGTAACCGCACAGGATAACATCGTTCAGTTTTTGTGCGGCCATACGGTTTAGGGTAGGAAAAACATGGCCTTGTGGTAGCGACTGGTAATTGTTGAATATTCTGTTTTGATAATAAAGACGTTTATGGCTTTGTATAAACAAATGACGGGGTGAAACATATGCCCCTGATCTCAAGGAGCCTGATAATGTGTCCGGCAACCCGTCACCCCCTAAAGCATGATTTCTGTATTTTATTTGAACACTATTGTTTTTTATTTCAATCAGATCAGTAGTATTGGTATTGCGGTCTAAGCCACAGGCCCAGATAACACTGCCATCGGGTGTGCCCCAGACATCGGTCAGGTTTACGTCCGTGCCGCTCTCCAGCTTTTGCCAACTGTTGCCGTTGTAATGGACGATAGTGCCATTGCCACCCACAACATACAGGTTAGAGGACGATGTGCCCCAGATTTTGTTTACTCCTCTATCCTCATCATCCAATACACCCATATCCCACAAATGGTAAAGTTGCCATTTGTTGTTCCCTAAGGGTTTATATGGTAGACCGCTGGAAAACCAAACATTATCCGAATCAAAAGCAAATACACCATTTAAAGGCGCAAAACTTGGATTCCCTCTATAGATTACTTCTATCCTTTTTAATTCCCACTTCTCCCCATCCCAATGTACAGCGTTGTAACTTTGCAACTCCCCGACGCTGTCACGCAGGGTTATGCTGCCCACGGCCCAAATGTCGTCCGGGTTTATAATGGCCACGTCGTTTAGGTAACTGCTACCTGTTCCGGGTTCTCCGCCAAACTCAAACACCTGCCAGCTAAAGTCGTGGCTGGTGGTGTCCATGGTGCTTAGGGTAAAGTCAAAAGTATCGCGTTTAATGCCTAAACTATCGTTTAAAAGCAGGCGGTAGCTGTATTCGGTCTGTGGTTTCAGGTTGCTGTCGTAAAACAGGGTATCACTGGTTGTTAGTGTGCCGCTGTAAATCAACGTGTCACCCCGGGTTGTATCGGCCATTTTGTTGCGGCTAAGGCTGTAGGCCAGGGGGAAAACCGCGTTTTGCAATTTCAGGTTTAGGCTTAGTTCAACCAGGCCCGTATCGGCAATGGCCAGGGCGGCCTCTATGGGTTTGTCTACTGGAGGTGGTGGGCTTGTACTCTCGGAACAGCTGTTTAAGAGAAAAGACAAAAGAATAAAGATAAAAGAAGAATTAACTATTACTTTGAGATTTGGCATGGTGTTATCCGGTTATTTGATTTACAGCAATCTACAATGATACAAATAATAACTCAATTCAGGTCTGGTGGCTCCATGGGTGCCTCCTTTTAATCTGTGTTAATTCCGGCAGGTTAGTTTACTAAAAAAAGTCGTAATGTAATGTGGTTAAACATACGAAGATCATTTATGGGTTATCAATACTTATTTATGATTTTTTGTGTAGGTTAGGAAAGTATTTGTGCCCGGCATGAATATTTTGGTGTTTCTGATGTGATTTCCTAATCGCATGAAGTGTACATTTTCACCCGATAGAACAAAATAGTTGTGAAAACAAAAAAACCGGAAAATCTAAGATTGATTGTTCCGGTTTTTCAATTAATAAAGCCATTTTTATATTAGCATAAAGAAAATATTTCTTTATTTTAAAAGCGTCATTTTACGAATTGAGGTTTGCTTGCCCGAACTAAGCCTGTAGATATAAATCCCGCTAGCCAGATTATTCGCTTCAAAAACTACATTGTAATTACCAGCAGATTGATTTTCCTTAACCAGAGTTTTAACCAACTGTCCGGATATACTATAAACTTCAAGTTTTACATTCTCATCTTTTGCTAACGAATAATTTATTGTTGTAGATGGGTTGAACGGGTTTGGATAGTTTTGAGCCAATTCAAACTTTTGAGGCAACTTTAAAGTCGCTGTAATTTCATCATGATATTCAATTTTTCCGGCATAAGAAATATCAGCAATTCGATAGGTATAAGTAGAATTATAATCTACATCCTGATCAAGAAAAGAGTATTCGGTTGCCGTGGCTTTTGTGCCCTGGCCATTTAGCTGCGCTATTTCTATAAAAGACGTTCCTGATGATTTTTTTTCAATTATCCAAAAAGCGTTTTCCAGTTCCGATTCTGTTTTCCATTGCAATTTAAAACCTTTCCCAACCGATGTTTGTGCAACAGTAAAAGAAGATAATTCCACAGGAAGGGAAGTGTCATTGGTTTCGCCCTGGATTTCAAAGTCATCGATCATAAATCCATCCTGATTATAACCGGCTGTATAAAACTTTGACATCATAAAAACAAAACGAAATGCTACAGACGAATTTCCTGCAAGTGAAGAGCAATCATAAGACGTAGCTTCGTTTGAATAATTTCCCGACCAGGCATGTCCGCCAGTTGCTACATCGTGTGTACTCTGATCATACCAATTTGTACCATTCCCATCTCCATTGCTTCCCAGCCTTGTCCAGGTCGCGCCATCGTTGATAGAGTATTCAACAAAAACACCAAATGGTGCATTTGATCCGGAGGCTTCCATGCTTTTTCTGAAATGGAGCGAATAACTTCCCGCGGCTGTAAAATTAAAACTTGGTGTATAGAGCACACTTGTATAGTTGCCAACTGATGCATCAGAATCGAGAAGGGTTTTCCAGCCATTTGTTCCGGAATTTAAAGTTGTCAATGCGTTGGTCGGTGTTCCCATTTCCCAAACATCGATAAAACCATTAGTGGATTCGCTGTCAAAATAGTTTGGATTTGATTCAAAATTTCCGCCAAGTGCCGGAGTGAAAGGTGTTCCTAAACTTGGCATCACATGGATCAGGTTAGTCCTGGTCTCAGTATCTGCACCTGCGTTTATTGTTAATGCAACTGTGTACGTTCCGGGATTTGTATAAGAATGGCTTGGGTTTTGGCTTGTTGAAGAATTGCCGTCGCCAAAATTCCAGGACCATGAAGTTGCCTTGATTGAGCCATCGGTAAAACTTATTGACTGGTTTACATAAGCAATCGTGTTGCTCACTGAAAAGCCGGCATTAACATTTGCAAAAACATCGGTCGACCATAATCCGCGTCCATGCGTTGCAGCAATTACAAGATTATCGGATGAGCGTGTTTTTAACATGTCGGTTCGTACATTTGCCTGCGATGCATTTGCCGGTTCCCATTTTGTTTCCGTGCCGTTTAGCATGTCCGTTGACCATACACCAAGTTCAGTAGCCAGTAAAACTTCCTTCTCATTATCCGGGTTTATTAATGCCCAGCGGATTGGCATATCGGGTAAGTCACCTTCGCAATCACTCCAGCTTGTACCGCCATCGGTGGTTTCCCAAACATTGCTGATACCAAAGTTGCTAAAAATGAGTACAATATGGTTTTCATCATTGGGATCAATTTCAACACAATTTATCCAGGATGTAGGCATACCAAATCCACTGTTGATTACAGTTTCCGATGTGGAAGCATGTGCATTGTCTACCCTGATCAGATCACCATTTTCAGTTCCAAAAAATACACGGTTTGCTGTATGGGGTGAAACAGTTACCGCAGAGACCTGTTGGCCGGACAAAGCAGTTAAACTTTTTTCTGTAAAGCTGCTGCCACTTTGTGGATTGCTCCATAACAAATAAAAGCCATCTTTATCGGCTGCATACATTCTGTCATTGGCATCATCGTAATCAGATGGATTTATGAAATGACCATCATCCGCATGGTCGACACTGCTGAATGAACTACCGCCATTTGTAGATCTATAAAAATTATTATAAACATAAGAAGTAAACTGGTAAGTCGGTTCATCCTGATCAATGTGTGTGTAAGCCCCGTCACCACCGGAAACTTCGGTTGTGCTGTTCATGCCGGACGATGTAAAGCTATGGCTACCATTATCTTGCGCACCAGCCAGAAAATGATCAGTTGCTGATGTTGGGTGGATTGCACAGGCATAAAATTGAGTGACATTATAATCATTATTCATCATTGTAAATGATGTACCGCCATTTGAGGAGTAAAAAACACCGCCATCATTTGCAAAAATCACCTCGGATGAAGAACCTGTCTTAAACATAATTTGGTGTTGATCGGCATGCACTTCCGGATAGAGACCAAACAATCCATACCAATGCGATAATTGGCTCCAGCTACTTGCTGCATTGGTTGTTTTAAAAAGATCAATTCCACCACAGATTGCAGTGTTGGCATCATTTGGATCTACCTGAATTATAAGGTCATACCAGGCTTGTCCACGGCTGAAGTCTGATGAAGGGATTCCAGGGTCCTGATCGTTTGGTTCAGTTTTGTTTTGCCATGAAGCACCTTTATTACTTGTATAAATCACATTTTGTACAACGCTGTTGGCTTCAACCAAACCATAAAGCACGCTGGCATTTGAAGGCGCAACGGCAAGGTCAATTCTTCCTACACCTGAAATTGTGTGATAGCTGGTAGAATCAACAGTCCAGCTTGTCCCATCATCAGAATACATAATAATGCCACCGCCTTCGCCCCAGGCATTTTTTACAGAACCAACCCAGATGCGGTTATCTGCTGCAATCTCAATATCACCCCCGGCGATTGGATGCGTTTTCCCGGCTATATTTGGACCGACTTTTGTAAATGTTAATCCACCGTCGGTTGAGCGCATTATGCCGTTGCTACCGGAACCATGCCACTGGCCTTTATCGTAGCCATAATCTGTGCATGCATATAATACAGAAGAACCGCTTTCGTTTCGGACAACTAAATCATTAACATAATAAAATGCAGTTGATGATTGAAGCTGTGCCCAGGTTGCTCCGGCATCTGTACTTTTCCAGATCCCTTCACCGCGAAAGTCACCCTGACGCCAGTTTTCGCCTGTACCGGCATAAAATATATTTGTATTATTTGGATCGTAGGCAATTGACACAACACCGATATTATCCCAAAAATCATCTACTTTTGTCCATGTTGCAGAAGCATTTGTAATGTCATTGATGTACCATAAACCACCGCTCGAACTCCCTGCCCACACTTTGTTTATAGTATTGGGGTCCCACATCAAAGCTCTTGTCCGCCCGCCAACATTATCCGGCCCTCGTTCAGTCCAGGTTGCGCTGGCCACAGCAGATTTTCTTAGGTTGCGTGTTTTAATTTTTTGATCCGCAATTTTGCGGGCTTCAGTCAGCCTTTCCTTTGGCACATAACCTAAATTAGGATCAACAGTTTTTTTGAAATCAAGCTTAAAGGCTTCACCAATACGCTGCGCTTTACTGTATGGACGGTCTTTTTCTTTTCTGGAAATATAGTCTGTTGACGGCTGTAAAAAATGGTATGAAATAGTAACGGCGAAAGTAACTGAAAAAAAAGCAAGCAGGAATTTCTTTAAGAATCCCATTAATCCCCCTAAAAAAAGTCAATGTAGTTTTAAAATGAATCGGGTAATATAAAAAGATGAAATATAATGGGGAAAGTCAAAAGTCACATCTTAAGAAGGAAGCTGTTGAATAATGATCAGAAATGTTAATCTATGAAAAAAAAAAGCAGGCCTGTAAGGCCTGCTATATAGATTATTTAGCTTGTATAAATTCAGCATTTATAACAATTTCAACTTCATCGCTGGCAATAAGACCACCATTGTCCATTGTTTTGCTCCAGCTAACCCCAAAATCTTTACGGTTAATTTCTGTCGAGGCTTTAATACCAATCCGTGTGTTACCCCAAGGATCTTTTATTGGACCTTTTACAGCAAATGGTAAGGCGATCTCTTTGCTTACCCCACGCATAGTTAATGTGCCATGAGCGATATAACCTTTTGCAGTCTTTTCCAGCTTTGTACTTTTAAAAGTCATTTCAGGAAACTGAGCTGCATCAAAAAAATCGGGACTTGCTAAATGTTTGTCTCTTTTTTCATTGTCTGTATTCACGCTTGCAATCTTGATGGCGGCCTCAACAGCAAAATCGGACAGATTATTTTCATCAAAATTTAATGAAACTGAAAAATCAGAAAAATTTCCTGATACAGTAGCAATCACCATGTGATCGACATTGAAACCAACATTACTATGGCTTTTATCAAGATTATAATTTCCAGCAAATGTACTTGAAAATACCGCAAACATTGTGAAAATAATTGTTAAAAATTTACGCATTGCCTTACTCCTTCTTTTTTTTGTTATTTTGAATAATAGAATTTTTCGTTTATAATTTTGCCGTTTTCCCAGGTTTGGATAGCTACCTGAGCTGCATTTACGCGACCCCAATCGGTGTGCGTATAATCCCAAAACCATTCCACCATTGATACGTTATTTGAAATGGCGACATTCTTTACCTCTGCGCCGTGGAACTCTTTAATAGATGAAAAGAATTCTTGTTCCCGTTGACGGTTTGCCTC includes:
- a CDS encoding nuclear transport factor 2 family protein, which translates into the protein MDIRTAVNDLNSKILQGKALDAFEEYYADNIVMQENQDEPTIGKEANRQREQEFFSSIKEFHGAEVKNVAISNNVSMVEWFWDYTHTDWGRVNAAQVAIQTWENGKIINEKFYYSK
- a CDS encoding YceI family protein, translating into MRKFLTIIFTMFAVFSSTFAGNYNLDKSHSNVGFNVDHMVIATVSGNFSDFSVSLNFDENNLSDFAVEAAIKIASVNTDNEKRDKHLASPDFFDAAQFPEMTFKSTKLEKTAKGYIAHGTLTMRGVSKEIALPFAVKGPIKDPWGNTRIGIKASTEINRKDFGVSWSKTMDNGGLIASDEVEIVINAEFIQAK
- a CDS encoding T9SS type A sorting domain-containing protein, whose amino-acid sequence is MGFLKKFLLAFFSVTFAVTISYHFLQPSTDYISRKEKDRPYSKAQRIGEAFKLDFKKTVDPNLGYVPKERLTEARKIADQKIKTRNLRKSAVASATWTERGPDNVGGRTRALMWDPNTINKVWAGSSSGGLWYINDITNASATWTKVDDFWDNIGVVSIAYDPNNTNIFYAGTGENWRQGDFRGEGIWKSTDAGATWAQLQSSTAFYYVNDLVVRNESGSSVLYACTDYGYDKGQWHGSGSNGIMRSTDGGLTFTKVGPNIAGKTHPIAGGDIEIAADNRIWVGSVKNAWGEGGGIIMYSDDGTSWTVDSTSYHTISGVGRIDLAVAPSNASVLYGLVEANSVVQNVIYTSNKGASWQNKTEPNDQDPGIPSSDFSRGQAWYDLIIQVDPNDANTAICGGIDLFKTTNAASSWSQLSHWYGLFGLYPEVHADQHQIMFKTGSSSEVIFANDGGVFYSSNGGTSFTMMNNDYNVTQFYACAIHPTSATDHFLAGAQDNGSHSFTSSGMNSTTEVSGGDGAYTHIDQDEPTYQFTSYVYNNFYRSTNGGSSFSSVDHADDGHFINPSDYDDANDRMYAADKDGFYLLWSNPQSGSSFTEKSLTALSGQQVSAVTVSPHTANRVFFGTENGDLIRVDNAHASTSETVINSGFGMPTSWINCVEIDPNDENHIVLIFSNFGISNVWETTDGGTSWSDCEGDLPDMPIRWALINPDNEKEVLLATELGVWSTDMLNGTETKWEPANASQANVRTDMLKTRSSDNLVIAATHGRGLWSTDVFANVNAGFSVSNTIAYVNQSISFTDGSIKATSWSWNFGDGNSSTSQNPSHSYTNPGTYTVALTINAGADTETRTNLIHVMPSLGTPFTPALGGNFESNPNYFDSESTNGFIDVWEMGTPTNALTTLNSGTNGWKTLLDSDASVGNYTSVLYTPSFNFTAAGSYSLHFRKSMEASGSNAPFGVFVEYSINDGATWTRLGSNGDGNGTNWYDQSTHDVATGGHAWSGNYSNEATSYDCSSLAGNSSVAFRFVFMMSKFYTAGYNQDGFMIDDFEIQGETNDTSLPVELSSFTVAQTSVGKGFKLQWKTESELENAFWIIEKKSSGTSFIEIAQLNGQGTKATATEYSFLDQDVDYNSTYTYRIADISYAGKIEYHDEITATLKLPQKFELAQNYPNPFNPSTTINYSLAKDENVKLEVYSISGQLVKTLVKENQSAGNYNVVFEANNLASGIYIYRLSSGKQTSIRKMTLLK